In one window of Pseudomonas chlororaphis subsp. chlororaphis DNA:
- the ftsK gene encoding DNA translocase FtsK, whose amino-acid sequence MKKSTAAPKTVVPLWRQQLHYRLKEGALIAIGALCLFLMMALLTYGKDDPGWSHNSKIEDVQNFGGPAGSYSADILFMVLGYFAYIFPLLLAIKTYQIFRQRHEPWQWSGWLFSWRLIGLVFLVLSGAALAHIHFHAATGLPAGAGGALGESLGDLAKNALNIQGSTLMFIALFLFGLTVFTDLSWFKVMDVTGKITLDLFELFQGAANRWWAARTERKQLVAQLREVDARVDEVVAPTVTDKREQAKVKERLIEREQALSKHMSDREKQVPPVIAPAPVKAPEPSKRVQKEKQVPLFIDSAVEGTLPPISILDPAEKKQLNYSPESLAAVGHLLEIKLKEFGVEVSVDSIHPGPVITRYEIQPAAGVKVSRIANLAKDLARSLAVTSVRVVEVIPGKTTVGIEIPNEDRQIVRFSEVLSTPEYDNFKSPVTLALGHDIGGKPIITDLAKMPHLLVAGTTGSGKSVGVNAMILSILFKSGPEDAKLIMIDPKMLELSIYEGIPHLLCPVVTDMKDAANALRWSVAEMERRYKLMAKMGVRNLSGFNAKVKEAIEAGTPLTDPLYNRESIHDEAPLLTKLPTIVVVVDEFADMMMIVGKKVEELIARIAQKARAAGIHLILATQRPSVDVITGLIKANIPTRMAFQVSSKIDSRTIIDQGGAEQLLGHGDMLYMPPGTSLPIRVHGAFVSDDEVHRVVEAWKLRGAPEYNDDILNGVEEAGSGFDGGSGGGDGDDAETDALYDEAVQFVLESRRASISAVQRKLKIGYNRAARMIEAMEMAGVVTAMNTNGSREVIAPGPMRD is encoded by the coding sequence TTGAAGAAATCCACCGCAGCACCTAAAACAGTAGTCCCACTCTGGCGCCAGCAATTGCACTACCGGCTCAAGGAAGGTGCGTTGATCGCCATTGGGGCCTTGTGCCTGTTCCTGATGATGGCATTGCTGACATATGGCAAGGACGATCCGGGCTGGAGTCATAACAGCAAGATCGAAGATGTACAGAACTTCGGTGGTCCTGCTGGCTCTTACAGCGCCGATATCCTGTTTATGGTGTTGGGTTACTTCGCCTATATCTTCCCGTTGTTATTGGCGATCAAGACTTATCAGATCTTCCGTCAGCGCCATGAGCCGTGGCAGTGGAGCGGCTGGCTGTTTTCCTGGCGTTTGATCGGCCTGGTGTTCCTGGTGCTGTCCGGTGCCGCGTTGGCGCATATCCATTTCCACGCGGCGACTGGCCTGCCGGCTGGCGCGGGCGGGGCGCTGGGTGAAAGCCTGGGCGACCTGGCCAAGAACGCGCTGAATATCCAGGGCAGTACCCTGATGTTTATCGCGCTGTTCCTGTTCGGCCTGACCGTTTTTACCGATCTTTCCTGGTTCAAGGTCATGGATGTGACCGGCAAGATCACCCTCGACCTGTTCGAACTGTTCCAGGGCGCCGCCAACCGCTGGTGGGCAGCCCGGACCGAGCGTAAGCAACTGGTCGCCCAGTTGCGGGAAGTGGATGCCCGGGTCGATGAAGTGGTCGCTCCGACCGTGACCGACAAGCGTGAGCAGGCCAAGGTCAAGGAGCGCCTGATCGAGCGCGAGCAGGCCCTGAGCAAGCACATGTCCGACCGTGAGAAACAGGTCCCGCCGGTGATTGCCCCGGCCCCGGTCAAAGCGCCCGAGCCAAGCAAACGCGTGCAGAAAGAGAAACAGGTCCCGCTGTTCATCGACAGCGCGGTTGAAGGCACCTTGCCGCCTATCTCTATTCTCGATCCGGCGGAAAAGAAACAACTCAACTACTCCCCCGAGTCGCTGGCCGCTGTCGGCCATCTGCTGGAAATCAAGCTCAAGGAGTTCGGGGTCGAGGTGTCGGTGGACTCCATCCATCCGGGCCCGGTGATTACCCGTTACGAAATCCAGCCGGCCGCCGGTGTGAAAGTCAGCCGTATCGCCAACCTGGCCAAGGACCTGGCGCGTTCGTTGGCGGTGACCAGCGTGCGGGTAGTGGAAGTGATTCCCGGCAAGACCACCGTGGGTATCGAGATTCCCAACGAAGACCGGCAGATCGTGCGCTTCTCCGAAGTGCTGTCGACCCCGGAATACGACAACTTCAAATCCCCGGTCACTCTGGCCCTGGGCCACGATATCGGCGGCAAGCCGATCATCACCGACCTGGCCAAGATGCCTCACCTGCTGGTGGCCGGTACCACCGGTTCCGGTAAGTCGGTGGGTGTGAACGCGATGATCCTGTCGATCCTGTTCAAGTCCGGCCCGGAAGACGCCAAGCTGATCATGATCGACCCGAAAATGCTCGAGCTGTCGATCTACGAAGGCATCCCGCACCTGCTGTGCCCGGTGGTGACCGACATGAAGGACGCCGCCAACGCCCTGCGCTGGAGCGTGGCCGAGATGGAGCGGCGCTACAAGCTGATGGCGAAGATGGGCGTGCGTAACCTGTCGGGCTTCAACGCCAAGGTTAAAGAGGCGATCGAAGCCGGTACGCCGCTGACCGACCCACTGTACAACCGCGAAAGCATTCACGACGAAGCGCCGCTGCTGACCAAGCTGCCGACCATCGTCGTGGTGGTCGATGAATTCGCCGACATGATGATGATCGTCGGCAAGAAGGTCGAAGAACTGATCGCGCGGATCGCCCAGAAAGCCCGTGCCGCGGGGATCCACCTGATCCTGGCGACCCAGCGTCCGTCGGTGGACGTGATCACCGGCCTGATCAAGGCCAACATCCCGACCCGCATGGCGTTCCAGGTATCGAGCAAGATCGACTCGCGGACCATCATCGACCAGGGCGGCGCCGAACAGCTGCTGGGTCACGGTGACATGCTCTATATGCCGCCGGGCACCAGCCTGCCGATCCGTGTCCATGGCGCCTTCGTCTCCGACGATGAGGTGCACCGTGTGGTGGAGGCCTGGAAACTGCGTGGCGCGCCGGAGTACAACGACGACATCCTCAACGGTGTCGAAGAAGCCGGTAGCGGCTTCGACGGCGGCAGCGGCGGTGGTGACGGTGACGACGCCGAGACCGACGCGCTGTACGACGAAGCGGTGCAGTTCGTCCTCGAGAGCCGCCGGGCATCGATCTCCGCGGTTCAGCGCAAGCTCAAGATCGGCTACAACCGTGCGGCCCGCATGATCGAAGCCATGGAAATGGCCGGTGTGGTGACCGCCATGAACACCAACGGCTCGCGCGAAGTGATAGCGCCGGGTCCGATGCGCGACTAA
- the trxB gene encoding thioredoxin-disulfide reductase, with protein MTEAKHSRLIILGSGPAGYSAAVYAARANLKPTVITGLQAGGQLTTTVEVDNWPGDVEGLTGPVLMERMQKHAERFDTEIVYDHIHTAELQQQPFILKGDSGTYSCDALIIATGASAQYLGLPSEEAFAGKGVSACATCDGFFYRNQVVAVIGGGNTAVEEALYLSNIAKEVHLVHRRDKLRAEKILQDKLFDKAAKGNIRLHWNQNLDEVLGDASGVTGARLRDSLTGETQELALAGVFIAIGHKPNTDLFKGQLEMRDGYLLVKGGSEGDATATGIPGVFAAGDVADHVYRQAVTSAGAGCMAALDAEKFLDDN; from the coding sequence ATGACCGAAGCGAAGCATTCACGCCTGATCATTCTGGGCTCCGGCCCTGCCGGTTACAGCGCTGCCGTTTATGCCGCCCGCGCCAACCTCAAACCGACCGTCATCACCGGCCTGCAAGCGGGCGGTCAACTGACCACCACCGTCGAGGTCGACAATTGGCCTGGCGATGTCGAAGGCCTGACCGGCCCGGTGCTGATGGAGCGCATGCAAAAACACGCTGAACGCTTTGACACCGAGATCGTCTACGACCACATCCATACCGCGGAGTTGCAGCAGCAACCCTTTATCCTCAAGGGCGACAGCGGCACCTACAGCTGCGACGCACTGATCATCGCCACGGGTGCATCGGCTCAGTACCTGGGCCTGCCCTCCGAAGAAGCCTTCGCCGGCAAGGGTGTATCCGCCTGCGCTACCTGTGACGGCTTTTTCTATCGCAATCAAGTAGTTGCCGTAATCGGTGGCGGCAACACCGCCGTGGAGGAAGCCCTGTACCTCTCCAACATCGCCAAAGAGGTTCACCTGGTGCACCGGCGCGACAAGCTGCGCGCGGAGAAAATCCTCCAGGACAAGCTGTTCGACAAAGCCGCCAAGGGCAATATCCGCCTGCACTGGAACCAGAATCTCGATGAGGTGCTGGGCGATGCCAGCGGCGTCACCGGCGCCCGACTGCGTGACAGCCTGACCGGAGAAACCCAGGAACTCGCACTGGCCGGCGTATTCATCGCCATCGGTCACAAGCCCAATACGGATCTGTTCAAGGGCCAGTTGGAAATGCGCGATGGCTATCTGCTGGTCAAGGGTGGCAGCGAAGGCGACGCCACGGCCACCGGCATCCCGGGCGTGTTCGCCGCGGGCGATGTGGCCGACCATGTGTACCGCCAGGCCGTCACTTCCGCGGGCGCGGGCTGCATGGCGGCTCTGGATGCAGAGAAATTCCTCGACGACAACTAA
- the aat gene encoding leucyl/phenylalanyl-tRNA--protein transferase — translation MLTWLQRNTFDFPPLEKALRDPNGLLAAGGDLSADRLIQAYRHGCFPWFSEGQPILWWSPDPRTVLFPDELHVSRSLGKLLRQQRYQVTFDQDFAAVISACAAPRPYADGTWITESMQDAYLELHKRGYAHSVEVWDQGLLVGGLYGLAMGQLFFGESMFSRADNASKFGFVTLVQHLRAWGFALIDCQMPTDHLHSLGARAIPRQEFAGYLRRHLDQPSRAIWVS, via the coding sequence ATGCTGACCTGGTTACAACGCAACACCTTCGACTTTCCCCCACTGGAAAAGGCCCTGCGCGATCCCAACGGCCTGTTGGCCGCCGGCGGCGACCTGTCGGCCGACCGGCTGATCCAGGCCTATCGCCACGGATGCTTTCCCTGGTTTTCCGAAGGCCAGCCCATCCTCTGGTGGTCACCCGACCCACGCACAGTGTTATTTCCAGACGAACTGCATGTATCCCGCAGCCTGGGCAAGCTGCTGCGCCAGCAACGCTACCAGGTCACCTTCGATCAGGATTTTGCCGCGGTCATCAGCGCCTGCGCGGCGCCACGCCCTTATGCCGACGGCACCTGGATCACCGAATCGATGCAGGATGCCTACCTTGAACTGCACAAGCGCGGTTATGCCCATTCGGTCGAAGTCTGGGATCAGGGTTTGCTGGTGGGCGGGCTGTATGGGCTAGCAATGGGCCAGCTGTTTTTCGGCGAATCGATGTTCAGTCGGGCCGACAATGCGTCGAAATTCGGCTTCGTCACGCTGGTCCAACATTTACGGGCATGGGGCTTCGCCCTGATCGACTGCCAGATGCCCACCGACCACTTGCACAGCCTGGGCGCCCGCGCCATCCCCCGCCAGGAGTTCGCCGGCTATCTGCGGCGCCATCTGGACCAGCCCAGCCGCGCCATATGGGTTTCCTAG
- a CDS encoding arginyltransferase encodes MTELARLKFYATQPHSCSYLPEEQATTLFLDPSQPMDVHVYADLSEMGFRRSGDHLYRPHCQNCNACVPARIPAAQFVPNRQQKRILKRNADLKVQPVKPGFSEEYFDLYQRYIEQRHADGDMYPPSRDQFSTFLVRDLPFSRFYEFRLDGRLLAVAVTDLLPNGLSAVYTFYEPDEERRSLGRYAILWQIGEALRLGLDAVYLGYWIKNCKKMNYKTQYRPIELLINQRWVILN; translated from the coding sequence ATGACCGAGTTGGCGCGTTTGAAGTTTTATGCCACTCAGCCCCACTCTTGCAGCTACCTGCCCGAAGAACAGGCGACCACGCTGTTCCTCGATCCTAGTCAGCCCATGGATGTGCATGTCTACGCAGATCTGTCGGAAATGGGCTTTCGCCGCAGTGGCGACCACCTGTACCGGCCGCATTGCCAAAACTGCAATGCCTGTGTTCCGGCACGCATTCCTGCCGCGCAGTTTGTACCCAATCGTCAGCAAAAACGTATTCTCAAACGCAATGCCGACCTGAAAGTCCAGCCTGTCAAACCGGGGTTCAGCGAAGAGTATTTCGACCTTTATCAGCGTTATATCGAGCAACGCCACGCCGATGGCGACATGTACCCACCCAGCCGCGATCAGTTCTCGACCTTTCTGGTTCGCGACCTGCCCTTCTCCAGGTTCTACGAGTTCCGCCTCGATGGGCGCCTGCTCGCCGTGGCCGTCACCGATCTGCTGCCCAATGGCCTTTCCGCGGTCTACACCTTCTACGAACCCGATGAAGAGCGCCGCAGCCTCGGCCGCTACGCCATTCTGTGGCAGATCGGCGAAGCCTTGCGCCTGGGCCTGGACGCGGTCTACCTCGGATACTGGATCAAGAACTGCAAAAAGATGAACTACAAGACCCAATATCGGCCCATTGAGCTGCTGATTAACCAGAGATGGGTCATCCTGAACTAG
- the infA gene encoding translation initiation factor IF-1 gives MSKEDSFEMEGTVVDTLPNTMFRVELENGHVVTAHISGKMRKNYIRILTGDKVRVELTPYDLSKGRITYRAR, from the coding sequence ATGTCGAAAGAAGACAGCTTCGAAATGGAAGGCACTGTCGTCGACACCCTGCCCAACACCATGTTTCGTGTGGAGTTGGAAAATGGGCACGTCGTAACCGCGCATATCTCCGGCAAGATGCGCAAGAACTACATTCGTATTCTTACCGGTGACAAAGTGCGCGTCGAACTGACGCCCTATGACTTGAGCAAAGGGCGCATCACTTACCGCGCTCGCTAA
- the clpA gene encoding ATP-dependent Clp protease ATP-binding subunit ClpA: MLNRELEVTLNLAFKEARSKRHEFMTVEHLLLALLDNEAAATVLRACGANLDKLKHDLQEFIDSTTPLIPVHDEDRETQPTLGFQRVLQRAVFHVQSSGKREVTGANVLVAIFSEQESQAVFLLKQQSVARIDVVNYIAHGISKVPGHGDHSEGEQDMQDDEGGESSSSGNPLDAYASNLNELARQGRIDPLVGREQEVERVAQILARRRKNNPLLVGEAGVGKTAIAEGLAKRIVDSQVPDLLASSVVYSLDLGALLAGTKYRGDFEKRFKALLGELKKRPQAILFIDEIHTIIGAGAASGGVMDASNLLKPLLSSGDIRCIGSTTFQEFRGIFEKDRALARRFQKVDVSEPSVEDTIGILRGLKGRFELHHSIEYSDEALRAAAELASRYINDRHMPDKAIDVIDEAGAYQRLQPVDKRVKRIEVAQVEDIVAKIARIPPKHVTSSDKELLRNLERDLKLTVFGQDAAIDSLSTAIKLSRAGLKSPDKPVGSFLFAGPTGVGKTEAARQLAKALGIELVRFDMSEYMERHTVSRLIGAPPGYVGFDQGGLLTEAITKQPHCVLLLDEIEKAHPEVFNLLLQVMDHGTLTDNNGRKADFRNVIVIMTTNAGAETAARASIGFTHQDHSSDAMEVIKKSFTPEFRNRLDTIIQFGRLSHEVIKSVVDKFLTELQAQLEDKRVQLEVTDAARSWLAAGGYDVTMGARPMARLIQDKIKRPLAEEILFGELAEHGGVVHIDIKDGELTFEFETTAEMA; encoded by the coding sequence GGATAATGAGGCCGCCGCCACCGTTTTGCGTGCCTGCGGAGCAAACCTCGACAAACTCAAGCACGACCTGCAGGAGTTCATCGACTCCACCACGCCGCTGATTCCTGTGCACGACGAGGATCGCGAAACCCAGCCAACCCTGGGCTTCCAGCGTGTGCTGCAACGTGCTGTCTTTCATGTGCAGAGCTCGGGCAAGCGCGAAGTGACCGGCGCCAATGTGCTGGTTGCGATCTTCAGTGAGCAAGAGAGTCAGGCGGTGTTCCTGCTGAAACAGCAGAGCGTTGCCCGCATCGATGTCGTCAACTACATCGCCCATGGCATCTCCAAAGTGCCGGGGCATGGCGATCATTCCGAAGGTGAGCAGGATATGCAGGACGATGAAGGCGGTGAGTCTTCCTCTTCAGGTAATCCGCTGGATGCTTATGCCAGCAATCTCAATGAGCTGGCGCGCCAGGGGCGTATCGACCCGTTGGTCGGGCGTGAGCAGGAAGTCGAGCGTGTGGCGCAGATTCTTGCGCGCCGGCGCAAGAACAATCCGCTGCTGGTGGGCGAGGCCGGAGTCGGTAAAACGGCCATCGCCGAAGGTCTGGCCAAGCGCATCGTCGACAGTCAGGTGCCTGACCTGTTGGCCAGTAGCGTGGTGTACTCCCTGGATCTCGGCGCGTTGCTGGCGGGTACCAAATACCGCGGTGATTTCGAGAAGCGCTTCAAGGCGTTGCTGGGCGAGTTGAAGAAACGTCCGCAGGCGATCCTGTTCATCGACGAGATTCACACCATCATTGGCGCCGGTGCGGCGTCCGGTGGGGTGATGGATGCCTCGAACCTGCTCAAGCCGCTGCTTTCTTCGGGTGACATCCGTTGCATCGGTTCGACCACCTTCCAGGAATTCCGTGGGATTTTCGAGAAGGACCGGGCCTTGGCTCGCCGTTTCCAGAAGGTCGATGTATCCGAGCCTTCGGTAGAGGACACCATCGGTATCCTGCGCGGCCTCAAGGGGCGTTTCGAGCTGCACCACAGCATCGAATACAGCGATGAGGCATTGCGCGCCGCCGCCGAACTGGCGTCGCGTTATATCAATGACCGGCATATGCCCGACAAGGCGATCGACGTGATCGACGAGGCGGGCGCCTATCAGCGTCTGCAGCCTGTCGACAAGCGCGTAAAACGCATAGAGGTCGCTCAGGTCGAGGATATCGTGGCGAAAATCGCGCGGATTCCACCGAAACACGTCACCAGTTCCGACAAGGAGCTGCTGCGTAACCTCGAGCGCGACCTGAAGTTGACGGTGTTCGGCCAGGATGCGGCGATCGACTCGCTGTCGACCGCGATCAAACTGTCCCGTGCCGGCCTGAAATCGCCAGACAAGCCCGTCGGTTCGTTCCTGTTCGCCGGGCCTACCGGTGTCGGTAAGACCGAAGCTGCGCGGCAGTTGGCCAAGGCGCTGGGTATCGAACTGGTGCGTTTCGACATGTCCGAGTACATGGAGCGTCACACCGTATCGCGCCTGATCGGTGCGCCTCCAGGTTATGTCGGTTTCGACCAGGGCGGTTTGCTGACCGAAGCGATTACCAAGCAGCCTCACTGCGTATTGCTGCTCGATGAAATCGAAAAGGCCCACCCGGAAGTCTTCAACCTGCTGCTGCAGGTGATGGACCACGGTACCTTGACCGATAACAACGGGCGTAAGGCGGATTTCCGCAACGTGATCGTGATCATGACCACCAACGCAGGTGCCGAGACCGCGGCGCGGGCTTCCATCGGGTTCACTCATCAGGATCACTCTTCCGATGCCATGGAAGTGATCAAGAAGAGCTTCACGCCGGAATTCCGTAACCGTCTGGACACCATTATCCAATTTGGTCGCCTCAGTCATGAGGTTATCAAGAGCGTGGTGGACAAGTTCCTTACCGAACTGCAGGCGCAGCTGGAGGACAAGCGCGTTCAGTTGGAAGTCACCGATGCGGCCCGCAGCTGGCTGGCGGCTGGTGGTTACGATGTGACCATGGGCGCTCGCCCGATGGCGCGCCTGATCCAGGACAAGATCAAGCGTCCGCTGGCGGAGGAGATACTCTTTGGCGAACTGGCCGAACATGGCGGTGTGGTACACATCGACATCAAGGATGGCGAGCTGACCTTCGAGTTCGAGACCACCGCAGAAATGGCCTGA